A genomic region of bacterium contains the following coding sequences:
- a CDS encoding glycosyl hydrolase family 8 → MNAQSVNGTTGNFPFPQNRDNPYGFHSSIYNNADILAAYNKWYADCVTSTGAGGFLRVQRPNDSGLALNSTVSEGIGYGMLIAVYMNDQNLFDKLWKYEQLHLDGSGLMNWYIDASGGTAGSGAATDGDEDMAWALLMAARQWGGSGSLGASYQSLAVTQIGKLYSYMNSAGQIVTAGDGFGAINPSYFAPAYFREFATATGQPGWLNIAASCYTILNNNLAQGYGNATNGLVSAWCNSAGVSQNSVGSAYTDYQYDACRTPFRMVQDYLWFGNSAAETYATKTSNFFSAIGAVSIVDGYHLNGTPDAQLPTLTVSQNPGFQSAAFVGPAGVGGMVSRNYQAYMDDTYNDLVGSKLLVGGTYYDESWTVMSLLMLSGNFLDYNLYGTPTPTPTLSAYAPLTIRVNAGGPQFVDSAGATWAADKVFSAGSWGYDTTTSGSTSTYSGQTISNTVNNQQTLYQTERWGNPIYHFTVPTGYYQVTLKFCENYDPNAHPGGRVFSLTAQGQPEISGLDVYSAAGGEHTAYDRTVTVLVSSGQLDLSFSSTADTSQVNAIQVIRIANLPTPTPTTPWTATPTNTPKPPTATPTPTVGSYTPTPTISPTPTRTASSTPTSSMSATPTLTASRTATVTPSSTPSSTATLTASRTATASATATVSWTPTGTYSPTPSASMTSTGTFTPSPTTTPSATSTTSFTPTAPPSATPTGTATWTATGTFSPTRTATSTSTTTPSATASATPTVTATRTLSPTGTLPPTATPTSTGTSTGTATTTPTATRTFTVTATTTATFTVTRTLTPTFTGTATPTWTASATSIPASTLTPTATPTTTSSATPSSTTPPLSPTLTPLATDKPLLYPNPVQTGEQVTLLSPGSAGKDLRIEVFTLAFRKVEDIHLTLSVAGQSIPLLLTDPQGKVFANGLYYLVLSGGGRHWTLKLLVLR, encoded by the coding sequence ATGAACGCGCAAAGTGTGAACGGCACCACGGGCAACTTCCCCTTCCCCCAGAACCGGGACAATCCTTATGGGTTCCATTCCTCCATCTATAACAACGCCGACATCCTCGCCGCCTACAACAAGTGGTACGCCGACTGCGTGACCTCGACGGGCGCGGGCGGGTTCCTACGGGTGCAGCGGCCCAACGACTCGGGGCTGGCCCTCAATTCCACCGTGTCGGAAGGCATCGGTTACGGCATGCTCATCGCCGTTTATATGAACGACCAGAACCTCTTCGATAAGCTCTGGAAGTACGAGCAATTGCACCTGGACGGCAGCGGCCTGATGAACTGGTACATCGATGCCTCGGGCGGGACCGCCGGAAGCGGCGCCGCCACTGACGGGGACGAGGACATGGCCTGGGCCCTGCTCATGGCCGCCCGCCAATGGGGCGGGAGCGGGTCCTTGGGGGCCAGCTATCAGAGCCTGGCGGTCACCCAGATCGGAAAGCTCTATTCCTATATGAACAGCGCGGGGCAGATCGTCACCGCGGGGGACGGGTTCGGGGCCATCAATCCCTCCTATTTCGCGCCCGCCTATTTCCGGGAATTCGCCACCGCCACAGGTCAACCGGGTTGGCTCAATATCGCCGCCAGTTGTTACACCATCCTCAACAACAACCTCGCCCAGGGCTATGGCAATGCCACCAACGGCCTGGTCTCGGCCTGGTGCAACAGCGCGGGGGTTTCCCAGAACTCGGTGGGGTCAGCCTACACCGACTACCAATACGACGCCTGCCGCACGCCCTTCCGCATGGTGCAGGATTACCTCTGGTTCGGGAATTCGGCGGCGGAGACCTATGCCACCAAGACCAGCAATTTCTTCTCCGCCATCGGGGCCGTCTCCATCGTGGATGGCTACCACTTGAACGGAACCCCGGACGCCCAATTGCCCACCTTGACCGTTTCCCAGAACCCTGGGTTCCAATCGGCGGCCTTTGTGGGACCCGCCGGGGTGGGGGGGATGGTGAGCCGCAACTACCAGGCCTATATGGACGATACCTACAACGACCTGGTGGGATCGAAATTGCTGGTGGGGGGCACCTATTACGACGAATCCTGGACGGTGATGTCGCTGCTGATGCTTTCCGGGAATTTCCTCGACTACAACCTCTATGGGACGCCGACCCCCACCCCGACCCTTTCCGCTTATGCCCCGCTCACGATCCGGGTGAACGCAGGGGGGCCCCAGTTCGTGGACAGCGCGGGGGCCACCTGGGCCGCCGACAAGGTTTTCTCGGCGGGGAGTTGGGGTTATGACACCACCACCTCGGGGAGCACCTCGACCTACAGCGGCCAGACCATCTCCAATACGGTCAACAACCAGCAGACCCTCTACCAGACCGAGCGCTGGGGCAATCCCATCTATCATTTCACCGTGCCCACGGGCTATTACCAGGTGACCTTGAAGTTCTGCGAGAACTACGACCCCAATGCCCACCCGGGGGGGCGGGTCTTTAGCCTGACGGCCCAAGGCCAACCGGAGATCAGCGGTTTGGACGTCTATAGCGCGGCCGGAGGGGAACACACGGCCTATGACCGGACCGTGACGGTACTGGTCTCGAGCGGCCAGTTGGACCTGTCGTTCAGTTCGACCGCCGATACCTCGCAAGTGAACGCCATCCAGGTCATTCGTATCGCGAACCTGCCCACCCCCACCCCGACCACCCCTTGGACGGCGACCCCCACCAATACCCCCAAGCCCCCGACCGCCACGCCGACCCCGACGGTGGGGAGCTATACGCCCACCCCCACGATCTCGCCGACCCCTACCCGCACGGCCAGTTCCACACCGACCAGTTCGATGTCGGCGACGCCGACCCTGACGGCTAGCCGGACGGCCACCGTTACCCCCAGCTCGACCCCGTCGTCCACGGCGACCCTCACCGCCAGCCGGACAGCCACGGCTTCCGCGACGGCCACGGTCAGTTGGACCCCCACGGGAACCTATTCGCCCACCCCAAGCGCCTCGATGACCTCGACAGGGACCTTCACCCCGAGCCCCACCACGACCCCTTCGGCCACTTCCACGACCAGCTTCACCCCCACGGCCCCTCCTTCCGCCACTCCGACCGGTACCGCCACCTGGACGGCGACCGGAACCTTCAGTCCGACCCGAACGGCTACCTCCACCTCGACGACCACACCCAGTGCGACCGCATCGGCGACCCCGACCGTTACCGCCACTCGGACCCTTTCGCCCACGGGGACCTTGCCGCCGACCGCCACCCCTACTTCAACAGGAACTTCCACAGGGACGGCCACCACTACCCCGACCGCTACGCGTACCTTCACGGTGACCGCAACCACCACGGCCACCTTCACCGTAACGCGTACCTTGACGCCGACCTTTACGGGGACGGCGACCCCGACTTGGACCGCCAGCGCCACTTCCATCCCGGCCTCGACGTTGACCCCCACGGCCACCCCGACCACGACATCCTCCGCCACCCCTTCTTCCACAACGCCGCCCCTGAGTCCGACCCTGACCCCCTTGGCGACGGACAAACCCCTGCTCTATCCGAACCCGGTGCAAACAGGGGAGCAAGTGACCCTCCTTTCGCCTGGCTCGGCGGGGAAAGACCTGCGGATCGAAGTTTTTACATTGGCTTTCCGGAAGGTGGAGGACATCCACCTGACCTTGAGCGTGGCGGGGCAATCCATTCCCTTGCTCCTGACCGACCCACAAGGAAAAGTTTTCGCGAACGGCCTTTACTACCTGGTCCTTTCCGGTGGGGGACGTCATTGGACGTTGAAGTTATTAGTGCTTCGCTGA
- a CDS encoding SDR family oxidoreductase, with amino-acid sequence MPETMLITGANRGLGLAISKALLEMGDRVFAACREPQKAEELKALAKAHPGQVEIVALDPSNDRSPFEAAKAVASKTDHLDLLFNNAGVSPQPYDAPLDQVGLAQMREAFEVNTLGPLKVSQAFLPLLKKASNPRIVNMSTGLASLSGKSEGHFYAYGVSKAAMNMLTRTMAFDLQKDKVTCVCLDPGWVKTDMGGPSAPLQPAESAGAIAKTLKKLSLSGTGRYIYNDGNDLKW; translated from the coding sequence ATGCCTGAAACGATGCTCATCACCGGCGCCAACCGTGGTCTGGGTCTGGCCATCAGCAAAGCCCTGTTGGAAATGGGGGATCGGGTCTTCGCCGCCTGCCGGGAACCGCAAAAAGCCGAAGAGCTCAAGGCCCTCGCGAAAGCCCACCCAGGCCAGGTCGAGATCGTGGCGCTGGACCCCAGCAACGACCGCTCCCCTTTCGAGGCGGCGAAAGCCGTCGCTTCCAAGACCGACCACCTGGACCTGCTCTTCAACAACGCGGGCGTCTCGCCCCAACCCTATGACGCGCCTTTGGACCAGGTGGGCCTTGCCCAGATGCGGGAGGCCTTCGAGGTGAACACCTTGGGCCCCCTCAAGGTGTCCCAGGCTTTCCTCCCCCTATTAAAGAAGGCTTCCAACCCCCGGATAGTGAACATGAGCACCGGGCTCGCCTCCCTCTCGGGCAAGAGCGAGGGCCACTTCTACGCCTATGGGGTCTCCAAGGCCGCCATGAACATGCTGACCCGTACCATGGCCTTCGACCTGCAAAAGGACAAGGTGACCTGCGTTTGCCTGGATCCGGGTTGGGTGAAGACCGACATGGGCGGTCCCAGCGCTCCGCTCCAACCGGCCGAATCGGCCGGGGCCATCGCCAAAACCCTCAAGAAGCTGTCCCTTTCCGGGACGGGTCGCTACATCTACAACGACGGCAATGACCTGAAGTGGTAA
- a CDS encoding S53 family peptidase encodes MFRIPLSRPLRVFLAALCLLAAPAFAGPWRTLTGHRTFNPGDRLWKGRHPFSAPLHLTLSLPLRHEAELQGLLLALYDPASPLYRRFLTPQEFADRFGTPPDEYEALERKARAEGLKITGTFANRLALSVEGPSVTVERVFRVQLNDFQRQDRSLFYGPDRDPSLDWNQPVAAVAGLDDAERPHPRFRRNESSQARTAPGGTVPRAGGSGPVVAGTSTFLGTDFRNAYAPGVTLTGAGQSLALVEFGVYDASDIAQYESKCTPVLSVPLVNVYLDSLSAASTVDCNLAIEVDLDIEVAMAMAPGLDQMVVYMGDSTTNVLNRIASDNTSRQISCSWGWRLSTSDRTTQNAILAEFAAQGQSYFLASGDGKSTNPNKGIGAFTSDPPYGDRFLDNDDLTLQTTVGATDLSMTGTGAAWSGEVPVGIVNGWQSTGGILQGTRVGDNQATYASYQAGIDMSANKGSTVYRNIPDVSMAGLNCYVRDCGVDDNVGGTSAAAPLWGAFMALVNQQALLQGKGTVGFANLALYTIGKGASYTTDFHDVTTGNNGSATQFPAVTGYDLATGWGSPKGQPLIDDLVALAPTLTPTPTRTATRTPTSTPTNSATASATRTASWTSTNSATPTASRTPTETPSRTTTSTPTDSATPTATMTATSTASDTATRTATSTATRTATSTATSSATSTATDSATSTATDTGTNTPTRTTTSTPTDSASPTATMTATSTASDTATRTATSTATRTATSTVTSSATSTATDSATSTATLTATDSPTWTPTATDTATRTATLTATRTATSTATSTPTDTGTDTATRTTTSTPTATTTASATSTPTLSPTGTLTDTDTPTDSPTPTSSMTPSATASRTPTSSWTASWTASSTPSFSPTPTASWTSTPSPTITVTPTPLPHFLVRAEPNVSVGGAVVQFRVELPGSGTIILCIYDVAGECVFAKKVPGSAGTNFIPWAPQDQQGDPLASGLYIYYVQVGNGQGEEKALGKLLVRR; translated from the coding sequence ATGTTCCGAATCCCCCTGTCGCGCCCGCTCCGGGTCTTTCTCGCGGCCCTTTGTCTCCTGGCAGCGCCCGCTTTCGCAGGTCCCTGGCGGACCCTCACGGGTCACCGGACCTTCAACCCGGGCGACCGGCTTTGGAAAGGTCGCCATCCGTTTTCCGCTCCCCTCCATCTGACCCTTTCGCTGCCTTTGCGTCACGAAGCGGAACTCCAAGGATTGCTCCTGGCGCTCTACGATCCCGCCAGTCCCCTTTACCGTCGTTTCCTCACCCCCCAGGAATTCGCCGACCGCTTCGGGACCCCGCCGGACGAGTATGAAGCCCTCGAGCGAAAGGCCAGGGCGGAAGGGCTCAAGATCACCGGTACCTTCGCCAATCGCCTGGCCCTGTCGGTCGAAGGCCCCAGCGTCACGGTGGAACGCGTCTTCCGGGTCCAACTCAACGACTTTCAACGGCAAGACAGGAGCCTTTTCTACGGGCCCGACCGGGACCCTTCCCTGGACTGGAACCAGCCGGTCGCTGCGGTGGCCGGGTTGGACGATGCGGAACGGCCCCATCCCCGCTTCCGGCGCAATGAATCCTCCCAGGCCCGAACGGCGCCGGGCGGCACGGTCCCGCGGGCCGGGGGTTCGGGCCCGGTGGTGGCGGGGACCAGCACCTTCCTGGGGACCGATTTCCGCAACGCTTACGCGCCGGGCGTGACCCTCACCGGGGCGGGACAGTCCCTCGCCCTCGTCGAGTTCGGCGTTTATGACGCCAGCGATATCGCCCAGTACGAATCCAAGTGCACGCCGGTGCTGAGCGTCCCCCTCGTCAACGTCTACCTGGACAGCCTGTCGGCCGCCAGTACGGTGGACTGCAACCTGGCCATCGAGGTGGACCTGGACATCGAGGTGGCCATGGCCATGGCGCCCGGCCTGGACCAGATGGTGGTCTATATGGGGGACTCGACGACCAATGTCCTCAATCGGATCGCCTCGGACAATACCAGCCGCCAGATCAGCTGTTCCTGGGGATGGCGGTTGTCGACCTCGGACCGGACGACCCAGAACGCCATCCTGGCGGAGTTCGCCGCCCAGGGACAGTCCTATTTCCTGGCCTCGGGGGACGGGAAGTCCACCAATCCTAATAAAGGGATCGGAGCCTTTACGTCCGATCCGCCCTACGGGGACCGGTTCCTGGACAATGATGACCTGACCCTCCAGACCACCGTGGGGGCGACCGATCTTTCCATGACAGGGACCGGAGCCGCTTGGTCCGGTGAGGTCCCCGTGGGGATCGTCAACGGCTGGCAGTCCACAGGGGGCATCCTGCAAGGGACCCGGGTGGGGGATAATCAGGCAACCTACGCCAGCTACCAGGCGGGCATCGACATGAGCGCGAACAAGGGCTCCACGGTCTACCGGAACATCCCGGACGTCTCCATGGCGGGCTTGAACTGCTATGTCCGTGATTGCGGGGTCGATGACAATGTGGGCGGGACCAGCGCGGCGGCGCCCCTTTGGGGGGCCTTCATGGCCTTGGTCAACCAGCAGGCCCTCCTGCAGGGGAAGGGGACCGTGGGTTTCGCCAACCTCGCCCTCTATACCATCGGAAAGGGCGCCAGCTACACCACGGATTTCCACGATGTCACCACGGGCAACAACGGGAGCGCCACCCAATTCCCGGCCGTGACGGGCTATGACCTGGCGACGGGTTGGGGTTCTCCCAAGGGCCAGCCCCTGATCGACGACCTGGTGGCCTTGGCCCCCACCCTGACCCCCACGCCGACCCGGACCGCCACCCGGACGCCCACCTCCACCCCGACGAATAGCGCGACCGCCTCGGCGACCAGGACCGCCAGCTGGACCTCGACGAATTCCGCCACCCCGACGGCCAGCCGGACCCCGACCGAAACCCCCTCCCGAACCACCACGTCCACCCCGACGGATTCGGCCACTCCCACCGCTACCATGACCGCGACCTCCACGGCCAGTGATACCGCGACCCGAACGGCGACGTCGACCGCGACGAGGACCGCTACTTCGACGGCGACCTCCAGTGCGACCTCGACGGCCACGGACAGCGCCACATCGACCGCGACGGATACAGGGACGAATACCCCGACCCGGACCACCACGTCCACCCCGACCGATTCGGCCTCCCCCACCGCTACCATGACCGCGACCTCCACGGCCAGTGACACCGCGACCCGAACGGCGACGTCGACCGCGACGAGGACCGCAACTTCGACGGTGACCTCCAGCGCGACCTCGACGGCCACGGACAGCGCCACATCGACCGCCACTCTCACGGCCACCGATTCGCCCACCTGGACCCCCACGGCGACCGATACCGCGACCCGAACTGCGACGTTGACCGCAACGAGGACCGCTACTTCGACGGCAACGTCCACGCCCACGGATACGGGAACGGATACCGCCACCCGTACGACCACCTCCACCCCGACGGCTACGACGACGGCCTCGGCGACGTCCACCCCGACCTTGAGCCCCACTGGAACCCTGACCGATACGGATACCCCGACGGATTCGCCCACGCCGACCTCTTCGATGACCCCAAGCGCGACAGCCTCGCGGACCCCGACCAGTTCATGGACGGCAAGCTGGACAGCGTCCTCCACGCCCAGTTTTTCCCCGACCCCGACCGCCTCCTGGACCTCGACGCCCAGCCCGACCATCACCGTGACCCCGACTCCCTTGCCCCATTTCTTGGTCCGTGCCGAGCCCAACGTGAGCGTGGGGGGCGCCGTGGTCCAATTCCGTGTGGAATTGCCCGGGAGCGGGACGATCATCCTTTGTATCTACGACGTGGCGGGGGAATGTGTTTTTGCGAAGAAGGTCCCGGGGTCCGCAGGGACGAATTTCATTCCCTGGGCTCCCCAGGACCAGCAGGGGGATCCCTTAGCGAGCGGCCTCTATATTTATTACGTTCAGGTCGGAAATGGGCAGGGCGAGGAGAAAGCCCTGGGCAAACTGCTGGTGCGGCGCTAG
- a CDS encoding S53 family peptidase, whose amino-acid sequence MSKNRTPVLLLSALLLSGGWTVSWAAPHAIPGHRTFSPSSHLWLGRHAPAARMRLSVSLPLRDPAGLENFLKAVYDPHNPLYQHFLTPQELADRFGPTAAQYQALQDQLRLRGFRVTGTYSNRLMVEFEGDTDRVEKNFGVRINDFRRADGTVFYGPDQDPSTDGLGPVVHIGGLDDAVRPRPRLKRIPRSVGLPVPRVGGSGPGGDFIGSDYRNAYAPGVTLTGAGQNLALVEFSTYNVGNPATYAAECSPPISVPVSNIYLNGLSSASTVDCSGNGGEVEVNLDIDVAISMAPGLSKLYVYMGTSTLTVLNRIQSDNNSRQISCSWGWSLSSSERTAENTVLALFAAQGQSYFLASGDGSSTDGTGAFTTDPPYGDTSLANDSEVTQTLVGATRLFMNSPGVSWSSEVPVPTQATWQSTGGILAGSNVGDSIPSYQTGIDMSTNFGSTTYRNVPDVSMVGLGCHVYDCSYGDDTVGGTSASAPLWAAFMALVNQQAAVSGKGSVGFANPSLYSIGKGANYTTDFNDITTGDNGSPTQFPAVTGYDLATGWGSPKGQALIDDLVAVLPTVTPTATSTHTGTPTRTPTSTHTPTITPTPTDTATPTITPTPGPAFVVQAWPNFTDGTQTIHFKVNLLTARTLTLSLYALSGESFYAVKVPGHLGWNDIPWPVKNQQGDPVASGIYLYYVQAGDGSSGQKAVGKVLVRH is encoded by the coding sequence ATGAGCAAGAACCGAACGCCCGTCCTTCTCCTTTCCGCCCTTCTTTTATCAGGTGGATGGACCGTTTCCTGGGCCGCTCCACATGCCATTCCCGGCCACCGGACTTTTTCCCCCTCGTCCCATCTTTGGTTGGGCCGTCACGCCCCGGCCGCCCGCATGAGGCTTTCCGTCAGCCTGCCCTTGCGGGATCCGGCGGGCCTGGAGAACTTCCTCAAGGCCGTCTACGACCCCCACAACCCCCTCTATCAGCATTTCCTCACGCCCCAGGAATTGGCCGACCGGTTCGGTCCGACCGCGGCCCAGTACCAGGCCCTCCAGGACCAACTGCGGCTCCGGGGTTTCCGCGTGACCGGGACCTATTCCAACCGCTTGATGGTGGAATTCGAGGGGGATACGGACCGGGTGGAGAAGAACTTCGGGGTGAGGATCAACGATTTCCGCCGCGCCGACGGCACGGTCTTCTATGGGCCCGACCAGGACCCGTCCACGGACGGCCTGGGTCCGGTGGTGCATATAGGCGGCCTGGACGACGCGGTCAGGCCCCGTCCCCGCTTGAAAAGGATCCCCCGGAGCGTGGGCCTCCCGGTCCCCCGGGTGGGAGGGTCCGGTCCTGGCGGGGATTTCATCGGCAGCGACTACCGCAATGCCTACGCGCCAGGCGTGACACTGACCGGCGCGGGCCAAAACCTGGCCCTGGTGGAGTTCTCCACCTACAACGTCGGTAATCCCGCGACCTACGCGGCGGAATGCTCCCCGCCCATCAGCGTTCCCGTCTCGAACATTTACTTGAATGGGCTCAGTTCGGCGTCCACGGTGGATTGTTCGGGCAATGGAGGTGAAGTGGAGGTCAACCTGGACATCGACGTGGCCATCTCCATGGCGCCGGGACTTTCCAAGCTGTACGTCTATATGGGAACTTCGACCCTGACGGTCCTGAACCGGATCCAATCCGACAACAACAGCCGTCAGATCAGTTGTTCTTGGGGATGGTCCTTGTCCAGTTCCGAAAGGACCGCGGAGAACACGGTCCTGGCTTTATTCGCCGCCCAAGGCCAATCCTATTTCCTGGCCTCCGGGGATGGGAGCTCGACGGATGGTACCGGCGCCTTCACGACCGATCCGCCCTATGGAGATACTTCTTTGGCCAATGACAGCGAGGTCACCCAGACCCTGGTGGGGGCCACCCGGCTCTTCATGAACAGCCCGGGCGTGTCCTGGTCTTCGGAGGTACCGGTGCCCACGCAGGCCACATGGCAATCCACAGGAGGCATCCTGGCGGGCAGCAACGTGGGGGATTCGATCCCGTCCTACCAGACCGGGATCGACATGAGCACCAACTTCGGGTCCACCACTTACCGGAACGTTCCCGATGTATCCATGGTCGGTCTGGGCTGCCACGTCTATGACTGCTCCTATGGGGACGATACGGTCGGCGGCACCAGCGCTTCGGCGCCCCTCTGGGCGGCCTTCATGGCCCTGGTCAACCAACAGGCGGCGGTATCGGGCAAGGGTTCGGTGGGTTTCGCGAACCCCAGCCTTTATTCCATCGGCAAGGGGGCCAACTACACGACCGACTTCAACGACATCACCACCGGGGACAACGGCAGCCCCACCCAATTCCCGGCCGTCACGGGCTACGACCTGGCCACGGGCTGGGGTTCCCCGAAGGGTCAAGCCTTGATCGACGACCTGGTGGCGGTCCTTCCCACCGTGACGCCGACCGCCACCTCAACGCACACCGGGACCCCGACGAGGACACCGACCAGCACCCATACCCCCACCATCACCCCCACTCCGACCGATACCGCGACGCCCACCATCACGCCCACGCCGGGGCCGGCCTTCGTGGTCCAAGCCTGGCCCAATTTCACCGATGGGACGCAGACCATCCACTTCAAGGTCAACCTGCTCACGGCCCGGACACTCACCCTTTCCCTTTACGCCCTTTCGGGGGAGAGCTTTTACGCGGTGAAAGTGCCGGGACACCTCGGGTGGAACGATATCCCTTGGCCGGTCAAAAACCAGCAAGGAGATCCTGTCGCCAGCGGCATCTACCTTTATTATGTGCAGGCCGGGGACGGCTCCTCCGGCCAGAAAGCCGTTGGAAAGGTCCTGGTGCGCCATTGA
- a CDS encoding 6-bladed beta-propeller encodes MTSTATWTGTPTYTSTPVLTHITHWTVPLPEAIAIDPTNNNVFVGQSLGTTIGSLFGTTLGIYTSAGIPVTSYAASSSQMGQIGRIAGIAIDQLGNIFIVDNNENRVMVFDQNMNFIYQIGSSSPVTGGGPGEFSHPYGIVLDNNGSAGASIYVTDPGNSRVQKFTHSGTYITQIFPGNIGSIAVDGNNDVYVSANPPSQISKFDANGNPLTFLYAPELAVPMSLDPAYRGMAIDPSGNIYIAGGNYTYTRACLREFNDSWIFLGDTTASGDPSGSLALPNQVAIDGMGRIYLTDTANNSIEVYSP; translated from the coding sequence ATGACCTCCACTGCGACCTGGACCGGAACCCCGACCTATACGTCAACACCAGTTCTCACGCATATCACCCATTGGACGGTTCCACTTCCTGAAGCGATCGCTATCGATCCCACAAACAACAATGTCTTTGTGGGCCAATCCCTTGGGACTACGATCGGATCTCTATTTGGGACCACATTGGGTATTTACACATCTGCGGGGATACCGGTTACTTCTTATGCGGCATCGAGCAGCCAGATGGGACAAATTGGACGGATTGCCGGCATCGCGATTGATCAGTTAGGAAATATCTTCATCGTGGACAACAATGAAAACAGGGTCATGGTTTTCGACCAAAACATGAATTTCATTTATCAAATTGGATCCAGTTCTCCGGTTACGGGTGGGGGTCCCGGCGAGTTTTCACATCCGTACGGGATTGTCTTGGATAACAATGGGTCCGCAGGTGCTTCGATCTATGTCACGGATCCCGGAAACAGTCGTGTCCAAAAATTCACTCATTCCGGCACCTATATAACACAGATCTTTCCGGGGAATATCGGATCAATCGCTGTTGATGGAAATAACGATGTGTATGTATCGGCAAACCCTCCTTCTCAAATTTCTAAATTCGATGCAAATGGCAATCCACTAACATTTTTATATGCTCCGGAATTGGCTGTGCCGATGAGTTTGGATCCGGCTTATCGCGGTATGGCGATTGATCCATCTGGGAACATTTACATAGCGGGCGGTAACTACACATATACGCGGGCTTGCCTTAGGGAATTCAATGATTCTTGGATCTTTTTGGGTGACACAACTGCGTCGGGTGATCCTTCGGGGAGTCTGGCACTCCCGAACCAAGTTGCTATCGATGGAATGGGGAGGATTTATCTTACGGATACTGCGAACAATTCCATTGAAGTTTATTCCCCGTAA
- a CDS encoding NmrA family NAD(P)-binding protein, which translates to MSQKTFTIMGATGHIGHVLSEELLKKGHQVRALGRDPEKLSRLKAKGAETLSPSFGDAKALGAAFQGSDGVFLLIPPSYGEPDFSAYQIATGEAIAAAVKISGVKNAVNLSSIGADKPKGNGPIGNLHRMEKNLESIAGLNVVHLRAAYFMENLFYALPVLKGMGVVGTPLRADLKIPMVATRDLGVVSAQRLSALDFQGAEVLEYGGPEDVTMTQATALIGEAIGKPGLPYVQFPYEDAKQGMIGAGMTPQMAGLMIEMNQAFNEGRLEPTRTLGRGTTHLKEFLSGFAAAYRAK; encoded by the coding sequence ATGTCCCAAAAGACCTTCACCATCATGGGCGCTACCGGCCATATCGGCCATGTCCTATCCGAAGAACTCCTGAAGAAGGGCCATCAGGTCCGGGCCCTGGGACGGGACCCGGAAAAGCTCTCCCGGTTGAAGGCCAAGGGCGCCGAGACGCTTTCGCCTTCCTTCGGGGACGCCAAGGCCCTGGGCGCGGCCTTCCAGGGAAGCGACGGGGTGTTCCTGTTGATCCCGCCTTCCTATGGGGAGCCGGATTTCTCCGCTTATCAGATCGCCACCGGCGAGGCCATCGCGGCCGCCGTCAAGATTTCAGGCGTCAAGAACGCCGTGAACCTGAGCTCCATCGGGGCCGACAAACCCAAGGGCAACGGACCGATCGGGAACCTCCACCGGATGGAAAAGAACTTGGAATCCATCGCGGGCCTGAACGTGGTCCATTTGCGCGCCGCTTATTTCATGGAGAACCTTTTCTACGCTTTGCCCGTCCTCAAGGGGATGGGGGTCGTGGGAACGCCGTTGCGTGCGGACCTGAAGATCCCCATGGTGGCCACCCGGGACCTGGGGGTGGTGAGCGCCCAAAGATTGTCCGCTTTGGACTTCCAAGGCGCCGAAGTGCTCGAATACGGGGGACCGGAGGACGTGACCATGACCCAAGCCACCGCGCTCATCGGGGAGGCTATCGGCAAACCCGGCCTGCCCTATGTGCAGTTCCCTTATGAGGACGCCAAACAAGGGATGATCGGGGCGGGCATGACGCCCCAGATGGCCGGGCTCATGATCGAGATGAACCAAGCTTTCAATGAGGGGCGTTTGGAACCGACCCGGACCCTGGGCCGGGGAACGACCCATTTGAAGGAATTCCTGTCGGGTTTCGCGGCGGCCTACCGGGCCAAGTAA